The Neisseria sicca genome includes a window with the following:
- the rsmD gene encoding 16S rRNA (guanine(966)-N(2))-methyltransferase RsmD, protein MSKHSKHSNQVRIIGGQCRGRKLVFADADGLRPTPDSVREKLFNWLGQDLTGMNALDLFAGSGALGFEAASRNAKRVVLADNNRKTADMLRQNARALGLDKLEILNTDGLAYLQRSSEKFDVVFLDPPFAWQDWENLFASLKNSLKNGAMVYIEAGELPDFPEWLEPYREGRAGKSSFVLLQFVQVAE, encoded by the coding sequence ATGAGCAAACACAGCAAACATTCAAATCAAGTCCGCATCATCGGCGGGCAATGCAGGGGACGGAAACTGGTTTTTGCAGATGCGGACGGTCTGCGTCCAACGCCTGACAGTGTCCGCGAAAAACTTTTCAATTGGCTGGGTCAGGATTTGACCGGTATGAATGCGTTGGATTTGTTTGCTGGAAGCGGCGCGTTGGGATTTGAGGCCGCGTCCCGTAACGCGAAGAGGGTGGTGCTGGCAGATAATAATCGCAAAACTGCCGATATGCTGCGGCAAAACGCCAGAGCATTGGGTTTGGATAAACTGGAAATCCTCAATACCGATGGCCTTGCGTATCTGCAGAGGTCGTCTGAAAAGTTTGATGTGGTCTTTTTGGATCCGCCGTTTGCGTGGCAGGATTGGGAAAATTTGTTTGCTTCTTTGAAAAACAGCTTGAAAAACGGGGCAATGGTCTATATTGAAGCAGGGGAGCTGCCCGATTTCCCCGAGTGGCTGGAGCCTTATCGCGAAGGACGGGCGGGTAAGAGCAGTTTTGTGCTCTTGCAGTTTGTCCAAGTAGCTGAATAG
- a CDS encoding YfhL family 4Fe-4S dicluster ferredoxin has product MSLFITDECINCDVCEPECPNDAISQGEEIYEINPNLCTQCVGHYDEPQCQQVCPVDCILIDEEHPETHEELMAKYEKIIQFK; this is encoded by the coding sequence ATGTCGCTCTTTATTACAGATGAGTGCATTAACTGTGACGTTTGCGAGCCGGAGTGCCCCAATGACGCCATCTCGCAAGGCGAGGAAATTTACGAAATCAACCCTAATTTGTGTACGCAGTGCGTAGGCCATTACGATGAGCCGCAATGTCAGCAGGTATGTCCCGTGGACTGCATCCTGATTGATGAAGAGCATCCGGAAACACACGAAGAGCTGATGGCAAAATACGAAAAAATCATTCAGTTCAAATAA